In Saccharomycodes ludwigii strain NBRC 1722 chromosome III, whole genome shotgun sequence, one DNA window encodes the following:
- the RCR1 gene encoding Rcr1p (similar to Saccharomyces cerevisiae YBR005W | RCR1 | Resistance to Congo Red (paralog of YDR003W | RCR2)), translating into MHLDAYVEPVKTVGLLLKRQSPSPSSSDFWDDGDGDGDYMNSHWEWARWIFFVLFVVAVIFIILGTIRANIMRARRGQAPIRGTSWMTPPSYLQSQQEYNRTTHNSRRTRRGRNEDYVPAYTQEANENDLGYYDDKGIFHVNSKAEPLSPPPPLEEGGANLAEPSPARVQEREGRTTAQRNNIQEGYMATHNQMGTSSSSSSVPPVHVEGQTTQLQEDNEHAYNNSPSSSVFNLEMTRMAPTKQVELTKRQKAETLAKEGDKEKKEASVEITKEV; encoded by the coding sequence ATGCATTTGGACGCATATGTTGAGCCTGTAAAGACAGTTGGTCTATTACTGAAAAGACAAAGTCCTTCTCCATCTTCATCTGATTTTTGGGATGATGGTGATGGTGATGGTGATTATATGAATAGTCATTGGGAATGGGCACGttggattttttttgtacttTTTGTCGTGgctgttatttttattatcttagGAACAATTAGGGCTAACATCATGAGAGCACGTAGAGGCCAAGCACCTATTAGAGGTACATCATGGATGACACCACCAAGTTATTTACAGTCACAACAAGAATATAATAGAACAACACATAATTCTAGGCGCACAAGAAGAGGAAGGAACGAGGATTATGTCCCAGCATATACTCAGGAAGCAAACGAAAACGATTTAGGTTACTATGATGACAAAGGTATCTTCCACGTTAATAGTAAAGCGGAACCACTTTCACCGCCTCCTCCGCTAGAGGAAGGAGGTGCTAATTTAGCTGAGCCCAGTCCAGCACGCGTACAAGAAAGGGAAGGAAGGACAACCGCACAGAGAAACAATATTCAAGAAGGTTACATGGCAACGCATAATCAAATGGGGACCTcgtcttcttcatcatcgGTGCCACCAGTGCATGTGGAGGGCCAAACAACACAACTTCAAGAGGATAATGAACACGCTTATAACAATTCACCCTCATCTTCCGTATTTAATCTCGAAATGACGAGAATGGCGCCTACTAAACAAGTTGAATTAACTAAAAGGCAAAAAGCTGAAACACTTGCTAAAGAAGGagacaaagaaaaaaaggaggcTAGTGtagaaataacaaaagaGGTTTAG
- the DSF2 gene encoding Dsf2p (similar to Saccharomyces cerevisiae YBR007C | DSF2 | Deletion Suppressor of mptFive/pufFive mutation) produces the protein MDQHDSDISGKLDKSGHSNDDKVVHDNTNNMDKDTQSFRYSAVSFSSFDSTHTSDRLLDKLDLSIEEEDFLQKALKEQQEQEDQNMHDNNDVENLIIDPNSSFASQTSITSQKPRVCLPAIGFPSLRNTLVLPNSGISSSSSTTISTNTRSQSNSSFDNYIKNKDTLIINDDFKLPSSVTKKISLDVGRKQDILNTPVLQRHLQPIGFHVNHHSLGAIKIGSYNNIDINKNGPNDSGTHDYNYDIDSRSRSTGNLVAQQYHCPRHEQQDIYVTGNKDIINTDNFIYRSIEGSPLKYHEGRMGKSDNKNTTKHCKNKNADNDIELYAEDNDTNFQGTGDIDGNNNNYSRYILRTPLKNSIVQQYFPQGRYSYLVEEESIYSDVINPSDEEDGDSKAEEDGDSKAEEEIVNCIAINGGNIAKENSTATRFEFPSHKDNNVFKDDSMEHEKVVTKPFFSAFRTPTHTPKASLSSTYTITNHSNTNMNAINKEFNRDNSRDNIPLTATGATDNYTARNYLIRTNSLGNIKSHPYTKIAKSPGHFPIVTDAADTSSHGKHDDIYVSGTTTNNDGHAILKDGALSGNTTCNNNIDPDKTPNSCKSTVLYTATTTPTVTIKKYNYASSPINKIKSCGSFKNTESESQKSFYETSNNNVSTLSTASTSMTSFSSTINAVKNNTTDTCDEKGYKTEHKKKSSFSLRNFFKSPKVHHNNNNNNNTFRPPPLHQHVNSATLTIDLPLSGTNVDDDGVNNNNNNNNNNNNNNKVPYTSPTRKKNNKSSRNYGIPRNNSIISTSPTFKNDNMINVTQNRKKKTDVNTVSNTNKVSVSNNYIQLAIELKNKGKFIESTNNLYLACEMGDPTAYLLYGVALRTGIGIDHDNAKALKFFQQACDIYNAKDEYTKVLACNIDPFKILENAKAGRDVRNNTQEPTAPALYECGMLYLNNNTANRCGVHSSSDNDIQKVVKKDELKAIKYFELAASLGSIESICISGNFWCKKSKNYERDFYRAAAWFRYAAFKGVKLTGSDWIYKKKYLKRSSSS, from the coding sequence ATGGATCAACACGATAGTGACATAAGTGGTAAACTTGACAAGTCAGGTCATTCCAATGACGATAAAGTAGTTCAtgataataccaataacatGGATAAAGATACTCAAAGTTTTAGGTATAGTGCTGTCAGTTTTTCCTCATTTGATTCGACACATACATCTGATAGACTATTAGATAAACTAGATCTATCCATCGAAGAAGAGgattttttacaaaaagcTTTAAAAGAACAACAAGAGCAGGAAGATCAGAACATGCACGACAACAATGATGTTGAGAATCTAATAATAGACCCCAATTCATCTTTTGCATCACAGACTAGCATAACCTCGCAAAAACCGAGGGTATGTCTACCTGCGATTGGTTTCCCATCTTTAAGAAACACTTTAGTCCTCCCTAATAGTGGtatttcctcttcttcttctaccACCATCAGTACCAATACAAGATCTCAGAGCAATAGTAGTTttgataattatattaaaaataaagatactttaattattaatgatgattttaaattaccTTCCTCAgttactaaaaaaatatcattagaTGTTGGTAGAAAACAAGATATACTAAACACTCCTGTGCTACAACGGCATCTGCAACCTATTGGTTTTCATGTTAACCATCATAGTCTCGGTGCTATCAAGATAGGCTCTTATAATAACATcgatatcaataaaaatggcCCTAATGACTCCGGTACTCATGATTACAATTATGATATAGATAGTAGGAGCAGAAGCACAGGTAATTTGGTAGCGCAACAATACCATTGTCCACGGCATGAACAACAGGATATATATGTCACTGGAaacaaagatattattaatactgacaattttatttatagaAGTATAGAAGGAAGccctttaaaatatcatgaAGGCAGGATGGGTAAGAgtgataacaaaaatacaaCGAAGCATTGTAAGAACAAAAATGctgataatgatattgaGTTATATGCTGAGGACAATGATACTAATTTCCAAGGGACCGGTGATATTGACggtaacaacaataattattcaaGATATATTCTAAGAACACCTTTGAAAAATAGCATTGTACAGCAATATTTCCCACAAGGGCGATATTCCTATTTAGTGGAAGAAGAATCAATTTATTCTGATGTAATAAATCCATCAGATGAGGAAGATGGTGATAGTAAAGCTGAGGAAGATGGTGATAGTAAAGCTGAGGAAGAAATTGTGAACTGCATTGCTATCAATGGTGGAAATATTGCTAAAGAAAATAGTACTGCGACTCGCTTTGAGTTTCCCTCTCATAAAGacaataatgtttttaaagatGATTCTATGGAACATGAAAAAGTTGTGACaaaaccatttttttctgcTTTTAGGACACCAACCCATACACCTAAAGCAAGCCTATCTTCCACTTATACGATTACTAACCATAGCAATACTAATATGAATGCAATCAATAAGGAGTTTAACAGAGACAATTCCAGGGACAATATTCCACTTACGGCCACTGGAGCAACAGATAACTATACGGCCAGAAATTACTTGATAAGAACGAATTCATTAGGAAACATTAAGTCACATCCATATACAAAGATTGCAAAATCACCCGGTCATTTTCCCATTGTTACCGATGCCGCCGATACTTCTTCACATGGAAAACATGATGACATCTATGTTTCTGGGAccactactaataatgatggTCATGCTATTTTAAAGGATGGAGCACTATCAGGCAACACTACAtgcaataacaatattgaTCCCGACAAAACACCTAATTCTTGTAAATCAACGGTGTTATATACAGCTACTACTACTCCTACTGTtaccattaaaaaatataattatgcATCAAGTCCAATAAATAAGATAAAAAGTTGTGGTAGCTTTAAGAATACAGAGTCAGAAAGCCAGAAATCATTTTATGAaactagtaataataatgttagcACCCTAAGTACAGCCAGTACCAGCATGACTTCTTTTTCTAGTACTATTAATGCTGTCAAAAATAACACTACAGATACATGCGATGAAAAAGGTTACAAAACAGAacataaaaagaaatcatctttttcattaaggaattttttcaaatctcCAAAAGTACAtcacaacaataacaacaacaacaacacttTTCGTCCTCCCCCCTTGCACCAACATGTCAACAGTGCTACTTTAACTATTGATTTACCGCTTTCAGGTACGAATGTGGACGATGATggtgttaataataataacaacaacaacaacaacaacaacaataataataaggtGCCTTATACCTCTCCAAccaggaaaaaaaataacaaaagtaGCAGGAATTACGGCATTCCAAGAAATAACAGTATTATTTCAACGAGCccaacttttaaaaatgacaaTATGATAAACGTTACTCAAAacaggaaaaagaaaactgATGTTAACACCGTTTCTAATACCAACAAAGTCTCAgtttcaaataattatatacaaCTGGCCATAgagttgaaaaataaagggAAGTTTATAGAATCTACAAATAATTTGTATTTGGCTTGCGAAATGGGTGATCCTACtgcatatttattatacGGTGTAGCTCTAAGAACAGGAATAGGTATTGACCATGATAACGCAAAAgcattgaaattttttcaacagGCTTGTGATATTTATAATGCGAAGGACGAATATACCAAAGTATTGGCTTGTAACATCGACccatttaaaatattagaaaatGCTAAAGCAGGGAGAGATGTTCGTAACAATACACAAGAACCAACGGCACCCGCTTTGTATGAATGCGGTATGCTTTAtttaaacaacaacacAGCAAATAGGTGTGGCGTTCATAGCAGTAGCGATAACGATATACAAAAGgttgttaaaaaagatgAGTTGAAGgctataaaatattttgagcTTGCTGCATCTTTAGGAAGTATAGAAAGTATATGTATCAGTGGTAATTTTTGGTGTAAGAAGAGTAAAAATTATGAGAGGGATTTTTATAGAGCGGCTGCGTGGTTTAGATATGCTGCATTTAAGGGTGTAAAATTGACTGGTTCAGATTGgatttataaaaagaaatatttgaagcgttcttcttcttcttaa
- the GPI18 gene encoding GPI-anchor transamidase GPI18 (similar to Saccharomyces cerevisiae YBR004C | GPI18 | GlycosylPhosphatidylInositol), translated as MRASNNKPGDGESRIPTLTKNNVVYTKIRTKPKYLRTITKIFILVRLFQFVLVYLTPNKQFDTSTAILLNELNLDSSYWINKNVLNKLLSWDSTFFIKNIINSGNPVYENEYAFSPLWCKFLRAVLSWSGSNINDDPFLLLKLTILANFVQYLSAISLYYLTLNVFKNTNMKFHDLNNLAFKSSLLYVVSSSAGFALTFYSEGLSALFTFLGLIFRSVYVINYNNGMLGIHTWWDGLKYSIITPLLFGVAVINRPNCILLGYIYISDLMKLISAKYLTTGNLTNNDNKHAFIYPLVGGFILFMIFIKEMYYTPYVTFCSNIDKNSNSSWCSTSITSYLPFITKTNLYSYIQSEYWNVGLFKYWTLNNIPNFLFAIPNTVLCVCACNYFEKKHVVKALQPLIHITKLFLLVVWFVAHTQIINRIINFIPLHLWYIASVLSTKTRFSASENVLEYDPIKIDKYIITIYLYWLILWFPCQTVLFSAFLPPA; from the coding sequence atgcGTGCTTCAAATAATAAGCCTGGTGATGGAGAATCAAGAATTCCAACattaaccaaaaataatgttgTTTATACCAAAATCCGTACTaaaccaaaatatttacGTACCATCacaaaaattttcattcTCGTTCGATTATTCCAATTTGTGTTGGTGTATTTAACGccaaataaacaatttgaTACATCGACAGCAATTTTGCTTAATGAGTTAAATTTGGATTCTTCGTATTGGATAAATAAGAATgttttaaacaaattacTTTCGTGGGACTCAACgtttttcataaaaaatattatcaatagtGGGAATCCAGTTTATGAAAATGAATATGCATTTTCCCCGTTGTGGTGCAAGTTTCTGAGGGCAGTGCTATCCTGGTCTGGTTCCAACATTAATGATGacccatttttattactgaAATTAACCATTTTAGCTAATTTTGTACAATATCTATCCGCAATCtctttatattatttaactttaaatgtatttaaaaataccaatatGAAGTTCcatgatttaaataatttggcATTCAAAAGCAGCCTATTATATGTTGTATCTTCTAGCGCTGGCTTCGCTTTAACCTTTTATTCAGAGGGTTTATCTGCATTGTTTACATTTTTAGGATTAATATTCAGGAGCGTATATGTCATAAACTATAACAATGGAATGCTGGGTATTCATACGTGGTGGGATGGGTTGAAATATAGCATTATCACACCACTTTTATTTGGCGTTGCTGTCATAAATAGGCCaaattgtattttattgggatatatatatatttctgatttaatgaaattaatCTCAGCAAAATACCTTACAACTGGAAACCttactaataatgataataaacacgcatttatttatccgtTAGTTGGTGGATTTATCCTCTTCATGATATTTATCAAAGAAATGTATTATACACCATATGTTACTTTTTGTAgtaatattgataaaaacaGTAATAGTTCCTGGTGTTCCACCTCCATTACTTCATATTTGCCCTTCATTACCAAAACAAACCTCTACAGCTATATTCAATCAGAATACTGGAATGTTGGTCTATTTAAGTATTGGACTTTAAACAACATACCTAACTTCCTTTTTGCTATTCCAAATACAGTACTTTGTGTTTGTGCCTGCAactattttgaaaaaaaacatgtGGTTAAGGCTCTACAACCGCTAATTCACATTACCaagctttttttattggttgTGTGGTTTGTAGCGCACACGCAGATAATaaatagaattattaattttatccCATTACATTTATGGTATATCGCAAGTGTGTTAAGTACAAAAACACGATTTAGCGCATCGGAAAATGTCTTAGAATATGACCCCATTAAGattgataaatatattatcacaatttatttgtattggTTAATTTTATGGTTTCCCTGTCAAACAGTATTGTTTTCTGCATTTTTACCACCAGCATGA
- the UGA2 gene encoding succinate-semialdehyde dehydrogenase (NAD(P)(+)) (similar to Saccharomyces cerevisiae YBR006W | UGA2 | Utilization of GAba), whose protein sequence is MTSYRPSFKNKELIRNTSFVNGEWLDPPNCPSFKVTDPATNEVIAELPDQPVSVVDEAIDAAFTTFQSSYRHTTPRQRAKWLRNLYDLMLENADDLAKIICWENGKAYSDAIGEIKYAASYFEWYAEEAPRLYGSTIQPSNPSNRVFTVKQPIGVCGIICPWNFPSAMITRKAGAALAVGCTVVVKPDSQTPLSALALAYLIDKAGFPKGAFNIVLSHTQTPAFGLKLCESPKVKKISFTGSTPVGKILMKQSASTMKKLSFELGGNAPLIVFQDANLEDAVTHAIASKFRGLGQTCVCANRMYVHKSIIKEFSERIAKEVSKFVIGPGLKEGVTHGCLINSKAVEKVQSHVEDALDKGAEVVVKGGLLPELGPNFYAPTVLTNVSPDAIVNKEETFGPLCAIIPFETIEEVVGYANDTNVGLASYVFSKNVDTLYTVAEALETGMVSCNTGLFSDCSIPFGGVKESGFGREGSLHGVDDYVTVKTITIGNLPAPL, encoded by the coding sequence ATGACTTCATACCGtccaagttttaaaaataaagagtTAATCAGAAACACTTCATTCGTTAATGGTGAATGGCTTGATCCTCCTAATTGTCCATCATTTAAAGTTACCGATCCAGCCACTAACGAAGTTATCGCTGAATTACCAGACCAACCAGTTTCCGTTGTAGATGAAGCAATTGACGCTGCATTCACCACTTTTCAATCTTCATATAGACATACCACACCAAGACAAAGGGCTAAATGGTTAAGGAATTTATATGACTTAATGTTGGAAAATGCTGATGATTTGGCCAAAATAATCTGTTGGGAAAATGGTAAGGCTTATTCTGATGCAATTGGTGAAATTAAATATGCTGCTTCTTATTTCGAATGGTATGCTGAGGAAGCACCACGTTTGTATGGTAGCACGATCCAACCATCAAACCCATCAAATAGAGTTTTCACAGTTAAGCAACCAATAGGTGTTTGTGGTATCATTTGTCCATGGAATTTCCCAAGTGCCATGATTACCAGGAAAGCAGGTGCCGCTTTAGCAGTTGGTTGTACCGTCGTTGTTAAACCGGATTCTCAAACACCATTGAGTGCCTTGGCTCTTGCTTATTTGATTGATAAAGCTGGTTTTCCTAAGGGTGcatttaatattgttttgtCCCATACCCAAACACCCGCTTTTGGTCTGAAATTATGTGAATCCCCCAAAGTTAAGAAAATTTCCTTTACTGGGTCCACACCAGTTGGTAAGATTTTGATGAAACAATCAGCTTCTAccatgaaaaaattatcttttGAATTGGGTGGTAATGCAccattaattgtttttcaagATGCAAATTTGGAAGACGCGGTTACTCATGCTATTGCTTCCAAATTTAGAGGATTGGGGCAAACCTGTGTTTGTGCTAACAGAATGTATGTCCATAAATCCATTATTAAGGAATTCTCCGAAAGAATCGCAAAGGAAGTTTCCAAATTTGTCATTGGTCCTGGTTTGAAAGAAGGTGTCACTCATGGCTGTTTGATCAACAGCAAAGCCGTCGAAAAAGTTCAAAGTCACGTTGAGGACGCTTTGGATAAGGGTGCTGAAGTTGTTGTTAAAGGTGGTTTATTACCTGAATTGGGCCCTAACTTTTATGCACCAACTGTCCTAACTAATGTTTCTCCAGACGCGATTGTcaataaagaagaaactTTTGGTCCATTATGTGCTATTATCCCATTTGAAACAATCGAAGAAGTTGTTGGATATGCTAATGATACTAATGTTGGTTTAGCTTCCTATGTTTTCTCCAAGAATGTCGACACTTTATACACTGTGGCTGAAGCTTTGGAAACAGGGATGGTTTCTTGTAATACCGGTCTATTTTCTGATTGTTCTATTCCATTTGGTGGTGTTAAAGAGAGTGGGTTTGGTAGAGAAGGTTCGCTACATGGTGTCGACGATTATGTCACTGTTAAAACAATCACTATCGGTAACTTACCGGCACCATTGTAA
- the RAD57 gene encoding putative DNA-dependent ATPase RAD57 (similar to Saccharomyces cerevisiae YDR004W | RAD57 | RADiation sensitive), with product MDLYEELAESSLLYEEQYEQLLEAAEINKVSVIQFLALKPIELTKILKRSINEITSFQIKLKQEYLEHLNSSSCVFTTTTKHDKNDINFITERFTTGEESIDELLGGGIYTQNITEVFGESSTGKTQFLMQLALTVQLDRSDGGLSGKCVYISTEGDLATNRVEQILASRFGQTDTHVSQKNIFYVSCSDLDNQTHILDVQLPVLLEKHKSDIRLIIIDSISHHIRAEYETFSFIDSQRNRYKIEEMSNRLLYLATKYNLSIVVANQVSNKIFNIGQYERIDARANFQEFEKYDHQLGYMAGWKNSNIKYSQMLIDLRATMTDDFLSDNEELMYLEKLSEKVYKKDNKTEYLSGNNNTKRNSLNDKTTTETTNTNNGKSKQERKRNGDNDIKLKRKKKSMKRVFDTKIPTLGLSWSNNVSTRILLTKSYIVSPVLKDKKWQEISFEDLKPEKALVKQRLMKLVYSTFARGNRTLKYKITNLGIKGAC from the coding sequence atggATTTGTATGAAGAATTGGCAGAATCTTCATTGCTTTATGAAGAGCAATATGAGCAATTGTTAGAGGCAGCAGAGATCAATAAAGTTTCAGTAATACAATTTCTAGCATTAAAACCAATAGAATTAACCAAAATTCTAAAAAGATCTATAAATGAAATAACAAGCTTTcaaataaagttaaaacaAGAATATTTGGAGCATTTGAACTCTTCCAGTTGTGTATTCACCACAACTACAAAGCATGATAAAAACGacataaattttataacaGAAAGGTTTACAACAGGCGAAGAATCTATAGATGAATTGTTAGGAGGAGGTATTTACACGCAAAATATAACGGAAGTATTTGGAGAAAGTTCAACTGGTAAAACACAGTTTTTAATGCAGTTGGCCTTAACCGTACAATTGGACAGATCGGATGGTGGATTATCGGGGAAATGCGTTTACATATCAACGGAGGGGGACTTGGCAACAAATAGGGTGGAACAAATACTAGCATCAAGATTTGGCCAGACTGATACACATGTTTCACAAAAGAACATCTTTTATGTAAGTTGCAGTGACTTGGATAATCAAACACATATTTTGGATGTTCAATTGCCTGTACTATTAGAAAAGCACAAGTCAGATATTAGGCTAATCATTATAGACTCGATTTCACATCATATCAGGGCGGAATATGAGACATTTTCCTTTATTGATTCACAAAGGAATCGATATAAAATCGAAGAAATGTCAAATAGGTTGTTATATTTGgcaacaaaatataatttatcaaTAGTGGTTGCTAACCAAGTTAGtaacaaaattttcaacATAGGACAATATGAAAGAATTGATGCAAGGGCTAATTTCCAGgagtttgaaaaatatgacCATCAGTTAGGATATATGGCTGGATggaaaaattcaaatatcAAATACTCTCAAATGTTGATTGATTTAAGGGCCACAATGACGGATGACTTTCTTTCTGATAATGAGGAATTGATGTATTTGGAAAAGTTATCCGAGaaagtatataaaaaagataataagACTGAATATCTGTCtggtaataacaatactaaaCGCAATAGTCTTAACGATAAAACTACCACTGAAACAACAAACACTAACAATGGGAAGAGCAAGCAGGAGAGGAAAAGGAATggtgataatgatattaaattaaaaagaaagaaaaagtcaATGAAACGAGTTTTTGATACTAAAATACCAACACTAGGGCTATCTTGGTCTAATAATGTGTCAACGAGAATTCTATTGACTAAATCTTACATTGTCTCGCCAGTTTTAAAGGATAAAAAATGGCAAGAAATAAGTTTTGAAGACTTAAAACCTGAAAAGGCGTTAGTCAAGCAAAGATTAATGAAACTTGTTTACTCAACATTTGCAAGGGGTAATAGAACATTGAAATATAAGATTACAAACCTAGGTATTAAAGGCGCCTGTTGA
- the MAF1 gene encoding RNA polymerase III-inhibiting protein MAF1 (similar to Saccharomyces cerevisiae YDR005C | MAF1 | highly conserved negative regulator of RNA polymerase III), protein MKFFDELDIERVNQQLNFETIDCKVDGGCDLFTTKPAGSDKKLYKTIDKHIDSLLQENEAFIKYIQQQDQNPNLEYDGAIETSPSLSHSDEFLNSGNTNNGTYKKNSRSNSTASFNSFWEQKRRMSLTTDNSVTNKNHNNTNTLGIGFLNNNNNNNNNNNNNNNNNNNNNNNSNNNNNNNNNGNGNGSNIISNINSPSLSNFEGYFKQSNKLNDQNLRELLEDFPKERRSSVSSTITSSSASVSSRHNNLNREENRNSTTANITTTSPFTKTRNATENGVKERRTSFKSDSNIGPFGPLTESHNRKIFAYLIGILNASYPDHDFTSLLPTDFVRCSLRGLISKFENSMISLGKKPQEWIWETINIHMDLSDCTIYQYNPTRSFMDDDEPGHLWSLMWFLFNKKRKRVAYLYLNVFRLNTTSNGVDIISTLPRRNRRLTIDHDHEMNDFEGEYDLTHYSGDDHDDVAIDDDEGDDDGPNGNDEEAVQEEEEIDEEEDEEEGDDGVHDEEEEDEI, encoded by the coding sequence atgaagttCTTTGACGAACTAGATATTGAAAGAGTAAATCAACAACTCAATTTTGAAACTATAGATTGCAAAGTTGATGGCGGATGTGACCTATTTACTACAAAACCTGCTGGCTCcgataaaaaattgtataaaACAATTGATAAACACATCGATAGTCTATTACAAGAAAATGAAGCCTTTATTAAGTATATTCAACAACAGGATCAAAACCCCAATTTAGAATATGATGGTGCTATTGAAACCTCTCCGTCATTATCCCATTCTGACGAATTTCTGAACTCTGGAAATACAAATAACGGAACttataagaaaaatagTAGAAGTAACTCTACTGCATCTTTTAACTCTTTTTGggaacaaaaaagaagaatgTCTCTTACCACTGATAATTCTGTTACCAATAAAAACcacaataatactaatactcTGGGAATAGGCTTCctgaataataacaacaacaacaacaacaataacaacaataacaacaacaacaataacaacaacaacaataacagcaacaacaacaacaacaacaacaacaatggcAATGGAAACGGTAGCAACATAATATCTAACATCAATAGTCCCAGCCTGTCCAACTTTGAAGGATATTTCAAACAaagtaataaattaaatgacCAGAATTTACGAGAACTACTGGAAGATTTTCCCAAAGAGAGAAGATCGAGTGTTAGTAGCACTATCACTTCATCCTCTGCTAGTGTATCCTCTAGGCATAATAACCTTAATCGTGAAGAGAACAGAAATTCGACAACGGCAAACATAACCACTACCTCTCCATTTACTAAAACTCGAAACGCCACTGAAAATGGTGTAAAAGAGAGAAGAACCTCATTTAAATCTGATTCAAATATTGGTCCTTTTGGCCCGTTAACCGAGTCACATAACAGAAAGATATTTGCATATCTAATTGGTATATTAAATGCTTCTTATCCTGACCATGATTTCACCTCATTATTGCCTACAGACTTTGTAAGGTGCTCATTAAGAGGTCTTATATCCAAATTTGAAAACTCTATGATATCTTTAGGTAAAAAGCCTCAAGAATGGATATGGGAAACTATAAACATACATATGGACTTATCTGATTGTACCATTTATCAATACAATCCAACAAGATCTTTTATGGATGACGATGAGCCAGGCCATTTATGGAGCTTAATGTGGTTTTtgtttaacaaaaaaaggaaacgTGTGGCTTATTTGTACTTGAATGTTTTCAGATTAAATACTACTTCTAATGGCGTCGATATCATTAGTACATTACCAAGAAGGAATAGAAGGTTAACTATAGATCATGACCATGAAATGAATGATTTTGAGGGTGAATACGATTTGACCCATTATTCTGGAGATGATCATGATGATGTAGCcattgatgatgatgaaggtGACGATGACGGTCCCAATGGCAATGATGAGGAAGCGGTtcaagaagaagaggaaatagatgaagaagaggatgaagaagaaggtgATGATGGCGTCCATgatgaagaggaagaagatgaaattTGA